A section of the Pediococcus inopinatus genome encodes:
- the dltA gene encoding D-alanine--poly(phosphoribitol) ligase subunit DltA, with translation MQITNVINAIDKNSELTPNRIAYDYLGETHTYHELKCYSDALASKICQMKLTVGAPIMVFGEQSFEMVATFLGIVKSGHAYIPIDQHSPNDRIEMIQEIADPAACIAVEPLPVSIKEIPVIGPDKLAQIFKTTGNYDPSLAVSDDQNYYIIFTSGTTGKPKGVQISHQNLTSFVNWMLTDFDLPKAPVSLAQAPYSFDLSVMSLYPTLVSGGTLRVLPKKITDNFKQLFEYLPHMKLNVWVSTPSFVDICLLQPEFDATHYPILSRFLFCGEELTHRTATQLKERFPQAKIYNTYGPTEATVAVTSIEITQEVLKDYQRLPIGKIKSDMEIEVVDQVGQRVTPGETGELVISGPSVSKGYLNNPTKTAQAFKQTDNHRVYHSGDLGTKDKNNILHYLGRLDFQIKLHGYRIELEEVNHFLNAQRFIKQAVAVPKYDANHKVAQLIAYVIAEDNDFESKMALTMAIKKDLQATMMAYMVPNRLVFKTSLPLTANGKIDLKSIMSEVNS, from the coding sequence ATGCAAATTACGAACGTGATTAATGCAATTGATAAAAATAGTGAGCTTACACCAAATCGTATTGCTTATGATTATTTGGGTGAGACGCATACCTATCATGAATTGAAATGTTATTCAGACGCATTGGCTAGTAAAATTTGCCAAATGAAGTTAACCGTTGGAGCTCCAATTATGGTGTTTGGTGAACAAAGTTTTGAAATGGTGGCGACATTTTTAGGAATTGTAAAAAGTGGACATGCTTACATTCCAATTGATCAACATTCACCAAACGATCGAATAGAAATGATTCAAGAAATTGCCGACCCTGCTGCTTGCATTGCGGTGGAACCACTGCCAGTTTCAATCAAAGAAATTCCGGTAATTGGGCCTGATAAGTTGGCGCAAATTTTCAAAACAACTGGGAATTATGATCCAAGTCTGGCAGTTTCAGATGATCAAAATTATTATATTATCTTTACATCTGGTACAACTGGAAAACCAAAAGGGGTTCAAATTAGCCATCAGAATTTAACAAGTTTCGTCAATTGGATGTTAACAGATTTTGATTTACCAAAAGCCCCAGTAAGTTTAGCTCAAGCACCATATTCCTTTGATCTATCAGTGATGAGCCTTTACCCAACGTTGGTGAGTGGCGGAACTTTACGAGTTTTACCTAAAAAAATTACAGATAACTTTAAACAACTTTTTGAATATTTACCACATATGAAACTGAATGTATGGGTGTCAACGCCGTCATTTGTTGATATTTGTTTGTTACAGCCAGAGTTTGATGCGACACATTACCCAATCTTGAGCCGATTTCTGTTTTGTGGTGAAGAGTTAACGCACCGCACAGCTACTCAATTGAAAGAACGATTCCCGCAAGCTAAAATCTATAATACTTATGGTCCAACTGAGGCTACGGTTGCGGTAACGTCAATTGAAATTACACAAGAAGTCTTAAAGGATTACCAGCGGTTACCAATTGGTAAGATTAAATCAGATATGGAAATTGAAGTGGTTGATCAAGTTGGGCAGCGTGTTACACCTGGTGAAACAGGCGAACTAGTTATTTCTGGTCCTAGTGTTTCTAAAGGGTACTTGAATAATCCAACTAAAACAGCTCAAGCCTTCAAGCAGACTGATAATCACCGTGTTTATCATTCAGGTGATTTAGGTACAAAGGATAAAAATAATATTTTGCACTACTTAGGTCGGCTGGATTTTCAAATAAAATTACATGGATATCGAATAGAATTAGAAGAAGTCAATCATTTTTTGAATGCACAAAGATTTATTAAACAAGCAGTGGCAGTTCCAAAATACGACGCCAATCATAAAGTGGCCCAATTAATTGCGTATGTGATTGCAGAAGACAACGATTTTGAATCGAAAATGGCCTTAACAATGGCTATAAAAAAAGACTTGCAGGCTACCATGATGGCATATATGGTCCCAAATCGACTTGTTTTCAAAACGAGCCTGCCGCTGACTGCTAATGGCAAAATAGATTTGAAATCAATTATGAGTGAGGTTAATTCGTAA
- a CDS encoding teichoic acid D-Ala incorporation-associated protein DltX, which yields MKNQLKTLWQREWVKFLGRMFFYFFVFLILVYLYGYSGISGGTFIYNEF from the coding sequence ATGAAAAATCAGTTAAAAACATTATGGCAGCGGGAATGGGTGAAGTTTCTGGGGCGTATGTTTTTTTATTTTTTTGTTTTTTTAATTTTGGTATATTTATATGGTTACAGCGGAATTAGCGGTGGCACATTTATCTACAATGAGTTTTAA
- a CDS encoding IS3 family transposase, with protein sequence MLKKIRSLSSEKISTKEISKIATVLRQIFQVSIKLILKVIKIPRSTYYYTRNHEGRKFNDDQVIQAIDEIRQQDLKYTKKYGYRRITSALHDLGFQINHKRVLRIMQEHAWICHAFNRQTRKYNSYKGLVGRIAPNRLKRRFKTDRPYQKLVADVSEFRYGSMGTNERVYLEPVLDLFSGEILAFNISEHPTVEFAIKPLKEALEGLPALNYRTTVHTDQGFQYQHRQWRTLLKEHHAFQSMSRKATCLDNAVMESFFHIMKAEMMDEHFEDKTSLIQAMKDWIDFYNNRRIKTKLNGKPPVKYRELAVQKAA encoded by the coding sequence ATACTTAAAAAAATTAGAAGCCTTAGCTCGGAAAAAATCAGCACAAAGGAAATCTCGAAAATAGCGACTGTGTTGAGGCAAATATTCCAAGTATCAATTAAATTGATTCTCAAAGTAATTAAAATACCGCGTAGCACGTATTACTACACTCGAAATCATGAAGGTCGAAAATTCAATGACGATCAAGTTATTCAAGCAATTGATGAAATTCGACAACAAGATTTAAAATACACAAAGAAGTACGGGTACCGTCGAATTACAAGTGCTCTGCATGATTTAGGATTTCAGATAAATCACAAGCGGGTTTTACGTATTATGCAAGAACATGCCTGGATATGTCATGCCTTTAATCGCCAAACTCGTAAATATAACTCGTATAAAGGATTAGTTGGTAGGATTGCCCCTAATCGGTTAAAGCGTCGCTTTAAGACCGACAGACCCTATCAAAAACTTGTAGCAGACGTCAGTGAATTTCGATATGGATCTATGGGAACAAATGAACGCGTTTATTTGGAACCGGTACTAGATTTATTCTCTGGAGAAATTTTAGCATTTAATATAAGTGAACATCCAACAGTTGAATTCGCCATTAAACCGCTCAAAGAAGCTTTAGAAGGACTTCCGGCACTAAATTATCGGACAACAGTTCATACTGACCAAGGCTTTCAGTATCAACATCGCCAATGGCGAACGCTCTTGAAAGAACATCATGCATTCCAAAGTATGTCTCGTAAAGCGACTTGCCTTGATAATGCAGTAATGGAGTCATTCTTTCATATTATGAAAGCAGAAATGATGGATGAACATTTTGAAGATAAAACTAGCCTAATTCAAGCAATGAAAGATTGGATAGACTTCTATAACAACCGTCGTATCAAAACAAAATTAAACGGCAAGCCCCCGGTAAAATACCGAGAACTCGCTGTTCAAAAAGCAGCTTAA
- a CDS encoding helix-turn-helix domain-containing protein, translating into MSKFNFDFKVKIVTEYLSGQAAYSLARKYGIGSKATVSIWIQRFERFGIKGLQPKAMDLEYTSQFKVDVLNWRKQNQASLSVTALHFNLSSPSTIWQWEKRFETLGIEGLERKRGNSKNMAKHKNENAKPVVQKDNSTTKDTLKQLQKENQMLKIENEYLKKLEALARKKSAQRKSRK; encoded by the coding sequence ATGAGTAAATTTAATTTCGATTTTAAAGTTAAGATTGTCACCGAGTATTTAAGCGGTCAGGCAGCTTATTCACTAGCGAGAAAGTATGGGATTGGCAGCAAGGCTACCGTTTCAATTTGGATTCAGCGATTTGAAAGATTTGGTATTAAAGGACTTCAGCCAAAAGCCATGGACTTAGAATACACTAGTCAGTTTAAAGTTGATGTATTAAACTGGAGGAAACAAAATCAGGCCTCACTTTCAGTAACCGCCTTACACTTTAATTTATCCTCGCCAAGTACAATTTGGCAATGGGAAAAGCGATTTGAGACATTAGGAATTGAAGGGCTTGAGCGAAAGCGAGGCAACTCGAAAAATATGGCAAAACACAAGAATGAGAACGCTAAACCAGTTGTCCAAAAGGACAACTCAACAACAAAAGATACTTTAAAGCAACTCCAAAAAGAGAATCAAATGTTGAAGATTGAGAATGAATACTTAAAAAAATTAGAAGCCTTAGCTCGGAAAAAATCAGCACAAAGGAAATCTCGAAAATAG
- the trxA gene encoding thioredoxin translates to MVETITDDDFKEKTGQGVTLTDFWATWCGPCRMQSPVVEQLESEMNDKVKFTKMDVDANPETAQSFGIMSIPTLMVKKDGAVVDTLVGYHSKEQIEKVLEQYA, encoded by the coding sequence ATGGTAGAAACAATTACAGATGATGATTTCAAAGAAAAAACTGGTCAGGGTGTAACATTGACTGACTTTTGGGCAACATGGTGTGGACCTTGTCGGATGCAATCTCCAGTTGTTGAACAGCTTGAGAGTGAAATGAACGATAAAGTTAAGTTTACAAAGATGGATGTAGATGCCAATCCTGAAACTGCTCAAAGCTTTGGGATTATGAGTATTCCTACATTGATGGTTAAAAAAGATGGCGCTGTTGTGGATACATTGGTGGGCTATCACTCAAAAGAACAGATCGAAAAAGTTTTAGAGCAGTACGCTTAA
- a CDS encoding endonuclease MutS2, with the protein MNKKIFETLEYQKVKDKLKPYLTSDNGKQELANLEPMVNQDQIQRALTETLDGADAYRLKGGIPIARLANISPQMKRLEIGATLSGLELSQVTKMLRTTQDVLNFFKKLQEEKIEFRTLYTTVDKLQALPEISKRLMKSIEGDGHITNEASDKLFGIRNRISSTESEIRAKMDGYTRGKDAKYLSDSIITMRDGRYVIPVMAQYRSHFGGVVHDQSASGQTMYIEPQAVMELNNRLRQNQVEEKTEEERILTELSESLIPYREDLLNNAKILGHLDFINAKARYAAEIKATEPTISEQNQVHFRQARHPLVDPKKIVPNDIDLGEDYKALIITGPNTGGKTITLKTFGLLQLMAQSGLFIPVSENSQMGIFTEIFADIGDEQSIEQNLSTFSSHMDNIVKILDQIDERSLVLFDELGGGTDPKEGAALAIAILDRVGSSGSYVMATTHYPELKAYGYNRPETMNASMEFDTESLEPTYKLLVGIPGSSNAFDIATRLGIEPGVIMQARSLIDQDSQDLSAMIADLSARQKEAADRAAKLKVEVAEAESLHKDLANEYQKLRNSKDQYLEKAKLEANKLVEDTEEKTDVIIKRLRKMEMQGGAAIKENQLIDSKSELNALHQAPNLKKNRVLQRAKAKQALKPNDDVMVTSYGQRGSLLRQTDKKHWEVQMGIIKMKVPTDEIEKLAPEKEQPQKNHTTIRRSSSSVKPTLDLRGKRYEEAMTEVDRYVDSALLAGYPMVTIVHGKGTGALRKGITEYLQRNRQVKHFEYATPNAGGNGATVVQFK; encoded by the coding sequence ATGAATAAAAAAATTTTTGAAACACTAGAATATCAAAAAGTTAAAGACAAACTGAAACCATATTTGACTTCTGATAATGGAAAACAAGAACTAGCTAATCTAGAACCAATGGTAAACCAAGATCAAATTCAACGAGCACTTACCGAGACATTAGATGGAGCGGATGCCTACCGATTAAAGGGTGGAATTCCAATTGCAAGGCTTGCTAATATTTCTCCACAGATGAAACGCCTTGAAATAGGCGCAACTTTAAGTGGGCTTGAATTATCACAAGTGACAAAGATGTTACGAACTACGCAAGATGTGCTTAATTTTTTTAAGAAACTCCAAGAAGAAAAAATTGAATTTCGGACCTTATATACGACTGTCGATAAATTACAGGCGCTACCAGAAATATCGAAACGGTTAATGAAATCTATTGAGGGCGATGGCCATATCACCAACGAAGCTTCCGATAAGTTATTTGGAATTCGTAATCGAATTTCATCTACCGAATCAGAAATTAGAGCGAAGATGGACGGCTATACCCGTGGAAAAGATGCCAAGTATTTAAGTGACTCGATTATTACAATGCGAGATGGTCGGTATGTTATTCCGGTCATGGCCCAGTACCGAAGCCATTTTGGTGGGGTAGTGCACGATCAAAGTGCTTCTGGTCAAACGATGTACATTGAGCCCCAAGCGGTGATGGAACTTAATAATCGTTTACGGCAAAATCAAGTTGAAGAAAAAACTGAGGAAGAACGAATCTTAACTGAATTATCAGAATCGCTAATTCCTTATCGAGAAGACTTGTTAAATAATGCAAAAATTTTAGGACATTTGGATTTTATCAATGCCAAGGCTCGTTATGCGGCTGAAATTAAGGCTACGGAACCAACTATTTCAGAGCAAAATCAAGTGCATTTTCGACAAGCTCGACATCCTCTAGTTGATCCAAAAAAGATTGTGCCAAATGACATTGATCTTGGAGAAGATTATAAAGCTTTAATTATCACCGGACCAAATACCGGTGGAAAAACAATTACTTTAAAAACTTTTGGATTATTGCAACTAATGGCGCAATCAGGTTTATTTATTCCAGTTTCGGAAAATAGTCAGATGGGAATCTTTACTGAAATATTTGCCGACATTGGTGACGAACAATCAATTGAACAAAATTTGAGTACTTTTTCTTCACACATGGATAATATTGTGAAAATTTTAGATCAAATTGATGAACGTAGCTTGGTTTTGTTTGATGAACTTGGCGGGGGTACCGATCCAAAAGAAGGGGCTGCTCTCGCGATTGCTATTTTAGATCGGGTTGGTAGTTCTGGTAGTTACGTGATGGCGACAACGCATTATCCAGAGTTAAAGGCGTACGGTTATAATCGTCCAGAGACAATGAACGCCAGTATGGAATTTGATACAGAATCTTTAGAACCAACATATAAGTTGTTAGTTGGTATTCCTGGGAGTAGTAATGCGTTTGATATTGCGACTCGTTTGGGGATCGAACCTGGTGTGATTATGCAGGCAAGATCTTTAATTGATCAGGACAGTCAGGATTTGAGTGCGATGATAGCTGATCTATCTGCGCGCCAAAAAGAAGCCGCCGATCGAGCTGCAAAATTAAAGGTGGAAGTAGCGGAAGCAGAATCACTGCACAAAGATCTAGCTAATGAGTATCAGAAATTACGTAATTCCAAAGATCAGTATCTAGAAAAGGCAAAATTAGAAGCTAACAAGTTAGTTGAAGATACCGAAGAAAAAACGGATGTTATTATCAAACGACTAAGAAAAATGGAAATGCAAGGTGGAGCAGCGATTAAGGAAAATCAACTCATTGATTCTAAAAGTGAGTTAAATGCGCTCCACCAAGCACCAAATTTGAAAAAGAATCGGGTTTTGCAACGGGCTAAAGCAAAACAGGCCCTAAAACCTAATGATGATGTCATGGTGACTAGTTACGGACAACGTGGGTCGCTCTTACGGCAAACAGATAAAAAGCATTGGGAAGTCCAAATGGGCATTATTAAGATGAAAGTGCCAACGGATGAGATTGAAAAACTCGCGCCTGAAAAAGAACAACCGCAAAAGAATCATACAACTATTCGGCGTTCCAGTTCATCTGTTAAACCAACGCTGGATTTGCGTGGTAAACGTTATGAAGAAGCGATGACGGAAGTTGATCGTTATGTTGATTCAGCGTTATTGGCAGGTTATCCAATGGTCACGATTGTGCATGGTAAAGGAACTGGGGCTTTGCGAAAGGGAATTACGGAATATTTGCAAAGAAATCGTCAAGTTAAACATTTTGAATATGCTACTCCAAATGCCGGTGGTAATGGGGCAACAGTGGTTCAATTTAAATAA
- a CDS encoding DUF1292 domain-containing protein, translated as MSEEADKEQQITLVDEHGNEELYNVLFTFDSEDYGKSYMFLYPSDAEDDAEVDIQAYSYIPDADGNADEGQLNEIESDDEWKMAEEVLNTFLGDNDED; from the coding sequence ATGAGCGAAGAAGCAGATAAAGAACAACAAATTACACTCGTTGACGAACACGGAAATGAAGAACTTTACAACGTTTTATTTACATTCGATTCTGAAGATTATGGTAAGTCATATATGTTTTTGTATCCATCTGACGCAGAGGACGATGCAGAAGTAGATATTCAGGCATACTCATACATTCCTGATGCGGATGGTAATGCAGACGAGGGTCAGTTAAACGAAATTGAATCAGACGATGAATGGAAGATGGCTGAAGAAGTTTTGAACACCTTTTTAGGTGACAATGACGAAGATTAA
- the ruvX gene encoding Holliday junction resolvase RuvX, translated as MRLMGLDVGSKTVGIAVSDALGWTAQGVEIVPINEAQKEFGLDRMKELVAQYEVAGIVVGLPKNMNNTSGPRVDAAKAYGQLMIDTFDLPVDYEDERLTTVEAQRMLIEQADTSRKKRKKVIDKLAASLILENYLNRQGKLLNKLK; from the coding sequence ATGAGATTAATGGGATTAGATGTTGGCTCAAAAACGGTCGGAATCGCGGTCAGTGATGCCTTGGGATGGACTGCACAGGGCGTGGAGATCGTACCAATCAATGAAGCACAAAAAGAATTTGGTTTAGACCGCATGAAAGAATTAGTTGCTCAATACGAAGTGGCTGGAATTGTGGTTGGACTGCCTAAAAATATGAATAATACGTCTGGCCCTCGGGTTGATGCTGCAAAAGCATATGGCCAACTGATGATTGATACATTTGATTTACCAGTTGATTATGAAGATGAGCGATTAACAACCGTTGAGGCGCAACGAATGTTAATCGAGCAGGCTGATACTTCTCGAAAAAAGCGAAAAAAAGTTATTGATAAATTAGCAGCTAGCTTGATTCTTGAAAACTATTTAAATCGCCAAGGTAAACTACTAAATAAATTGAAGTGA
- a CDS encoding IreB family regulatory phosphoprotein encodes MSKLDKTMFFDFSNDAPNDLHETLKTVYDALEEKGYNPIDQIVGYLLSGDPAYIPRLNDARNLIRKHQRDEIIEELVRNYLSKDRDDLNKSGQSAGPVK; translated from the coding sequence ATGAGTAAATTAGATAAGACAATGTTTTTTGATTTCAGTAACGATGCACCTAATGACTTACATGAAACTTTGAAAACAGTTTATGATGCTTTGGAAGAAAAGGGATATAATCCGATTGATCAAATTGTTGGCTATTTACTCTCGGGAGACCCAGCTTATATTCCGAGATTAAACGATGCGCGAAATTTAATTCGTAAACATCAACGTGATGAAATTATCGAAGAATTGGTTCGTAATTATCTTTCTAAAGATCGTGATGACTTAAATAAGTCTGGTCAGTCAGCTGGTCCTGTCAAATGA
- the alaS gene encoding alanine--tRNA ligase, with protein MERKSSSEVRKMFLDFFKSKGHIVEPSAPLVPHDDPTLLWINSGVATMKKYFDGSVVPDVPRLTSSQKSIRTNDIENVGHTARHHTLFEMLGNFSVGDYFKEEAITWAWELLTSPDWFAMDPEKLFITVYPKDTDAKHDWESVGVPADHIIPVEDNFWDIGEGPSGPDSEIFYDRGESFNNLADDDPENYPGGENERYLEIWNIVFSQFNHQPDGSYEPLPNKNIDTGMGLERVVSIFQNAPTNFETDLFLPLIHETEKFSGKKYNEDKEQDVAFKVIADHARAITFAIGDGALPSNEGRGYVIRRLIRRAVMYGQKLGIEESFLFKLVPVVGKIMQSYYPEVLEQSDYIAEVVSSEESRFNETLNDGVQLLDQIIKKNKENNVKEINGSDAFKLFDTYGFPLDLTTEYAHDEGLEVDQKGFEAEMQQQKQRARAARGNQVSMGVQSGLLTGIQTPSRYVGYTELTVDHAVLKDIIQDDQLVSDAKKGEAQLIFDVTPFYAEMGGQVADKGTITDVDGNVVAEVKDVQHAPNGQNLHTVKVLRPLQTEQAYVLSVDRHFHSKVEKNHTGTHLLDQALRDVFGEHTKQAGSLVEPDYLRFDFTHFGQVTQADLQKVESIVNEKIFAEIPVKTVETDIESAKKLGAIALFSEKYGKKVRVVSVGDYSVEFCGGDHVKNTNELGLFKIVSESGVGAGVRRIEAVTSAEAYEYLLSHDELLTQTAQKVKAVQVKDTPQKVAQLQETVKALTQKVTNLENKMAKEEAAGIFDDVKHAGQYSVVASVVNVTGMAQLRDLADDWKQRKASDVLILGAAVGEKANLLVAVSDAQVKAGLKAGDLIKAISKEINGGGGGRPNLAQAGGSNPSGLKQALANGISWLAEK; from the coding sequence ATGGAGAGAAAATCAAGTAGTGAAGTTAGAAAAATGTTTTTGGACTTTTTTAAGTCTAAAGGTCATATTGTAGAACCAAGTGCACCATTAGTACCACACGATGATCCAACGTTATTGTGGATTAATTCTGGGGTAGCCACAATGAAAAAGTATTTTGATGGCAGTGTGGTGCCAGATGTGCCACGGCTAACTAGTTCACAAAAAAGTATTCGAACAAATGATATTGAAAACGTTGGTCATACTGCGCGTCATCATACGTTATTTGAGATGTTAGGAAATTTTTCGGTAGGAGATTATTTTAAGGAAGAAGCAATTACATGGGCTTGGGAATTATTGACTAGTCCAGACTGGTTTGCAATGGATCCAGAGAAACTCTTTATTACGGTTTATCCAAAAGATACGGATGCTAAACATGATTGGGAATCAGTTGGTGTGCCAGCAGACCATATTATTCCCGTGGAAGATAACTTTTGGGATATTGGCGAGGGCCCAAGTGGTCCAGATTCAGAAATTTTCTATGATCGTGGCGAATCGTTTAATAATTTAGCTGATGACGATCCGGAAAATTATCCTGGTGGCGAAAATGAACGTTACTTAGAGATTTGGAATATTGTTTTCTCACAATTTAATCATCAACCGGATGGTTCATATGAGCCATTACCTAACAAGAACATTGATACGGGGATGGGGCTTGAACGAGTAGTTTCCATTTTCCAAAATGCGCCTACAAACTTTGAAACTGATTTATTCTTGCCATTGATCCATGAGACTGAAAAATTTAGTGGTAAAAAATATAATGAGGATAAAGAACAAGATGTTGCCTTTAAGGTAATTGCAGATCATGCGCGGGCAATTACATTTGCAATTGGGGATGGCGCTCTTCCTTCGAATGAAGGTCGGGGCTACGTGATTCGCCGTTTGATTCGGCGAGCTGTGATGTATGGTCAAAAGCTTGGTATTGAAGAAAGCTTTTTATTTAAATTGGTCCCAGTTGTTGGGAAGATTATGCAATCTTATTATCCAGAAGTGCTTGAACAAAGTGATTATATCGCTGAAGTCGTTTCATCAGAAGAGAGTCGTTTTAATGAAACTTTAAACGATGGTGTTCAATTGCTTGATCAAATCATCAAAAAGAATAAAGAAAATAACGTTAAAGAAATTAATGGATCAGATGCCTTCAAACTTTTCGATACTTATGGCTTTCCTTTAGATTTGACTACTGAGTATGCTCATGATGAAGGGCTAGAAGTAGATCAAAAAGGCTTCGAAGCTGAAATGCAGCAACAAAAACAACGTGCTCGTGCAGCACGTGGTAATCAAGTTTCCATGGGTGTGCAATCAGGATTACTCACAGGAATTCAAACCCCAAGTCGTTACGTTGGGTATACTGAATTAACTGTAGATCATGCGGTTCTCAAAGATATCATTCAAGATGACCAACTTGTGTCAGATGCAAAAAAAGGTGAAGCCCAATTAATTTTTGATGTCACACCATTTTATGCAGAAATGGGGGGCCAGGTTGCTGACAAAGGGACGATTACTGATGTTGATGGTAATGTGGTCGCGGAAGTAAAAGATGTGCAGCATGCACCAAATGGTCAGAATTTGCATACCGTTAAAGTACTACGACCTTTGCAAACGGAACAAGCATACGTATTAAGTGTAGACCGTCATTTCCACAGTAAGGTTGAAAAAAATCATACAGGAACTCATTTGTTGGACCAGGCTTTACGAGACGTTTTCGGTGAACATACTAAACAGGCGGGCTCTTTAGTTGAACCGGATTATCTGCGTTTTGACTTCACTCATTTTGGTCAAGTCACGCAGGCTGATTTGCAAAAAGTAGAAAGCATTGTTAACGAAAAGATATTTGCTGAAATTCCAGTTAAAACAGTGGAGACTGACATTGAATCTGCTAAAAAGCTTGGAGCAATCGCCTTATTCAGTGAAAAATATGGCAAAAAAGTCCGCGTGGTGAGTGTCGGTGATTATTCAGTTGAATTTTGTGGTGGCGATCACGTTAAAAATACAAACGAGTTAGGTTTGTTTAAAATTGTTTCGGAGTCAGGAGTCGGAGCTGGTGTACGTCGAATTGAGGCCGTTACTTCAGCTGAAGCCTACGAATATTTATTGAGCCATGATGAACTTTTAACCCAAACAGCTCAAAAAGTGAAAGCTGTTCAGGTCAAAGATACACCGCAAAAAGTAGCTCAATTGCAAGAAACTGTTAAAGCACTTACACAAAAAGTAACGAATCTAGAAAACAAGATGGCTAAAGAAGAAGCGGCCGGAATTTTTGATGATGTGAAACACGCCGGGCAATATTCCGTAGTGGCAAGTGTCGTGAATGTTACCGGGATGGCTCAATTAAGAGATCTAGCTGACGACTGGAAACAACGCAAAGCTTCAGATGTTTTAATTCTGGGTGCTGCTGTCGGTGAAAAAGCTAATTTATTAGTTGCTGTTTCAGATGCACAGGTTAAGGCTGGTCTAAAAGCTGGCGACCTAATCAAAGCAATTTCTAAGGAAATAAATGGTGGCGGCGGTGGTCGACCTAACCTAGCACAAGCTGGGGGTAGTAACCCATCAGGACTGAAACAAGCATTGGCCAACGGAATTTCATGGTTAGCAGAAAAGTAA